A region of Leishmania mexicana MHOM/GT/2001/U1103 complete genome, chromosome 8 DNA encodes the following proteins:
- a CDS encoding putative cathepsin L-like protease: MATSRAALCAVAVVCVVLAAACAPARAIHVGTPAAALFEEFKRTYGRAYETLAEEQQRLANFERNLELMREHQARNPHAQFGITKFFDLSEAEFAARYLNGAAYFAAAKRHAAQHYRKARADLSAVPDAVDWREKGAVTPVKDQGACGSCWAFSAVGNIEGQWYLAGHELVSLSEQQLVSCDDMNDGCSGGLMLQAFDWLLQNTNGHLYTEDSYPYVSGNGYVPECSNSSELVVGAQIDGHVLIGSSEKAMAAWLAKNGPIAIALDASSFMSYKSGVLTACIGKQLNHGVLLVGYDMTGEVPYWVIKNSWGGDWGEQGYVRVVMGVNACLLSEYPVSAHVRESAAPGTSTSSEARAHNAVMVEQVY, encoded by the coding sequence atggcgacgtcgagggccgctctctgcgctgttgcggttgtgtgcgtggtgcttgcggctgcctgcgcacctgcgcgcgcgatacacgtgggcacgccggctgctgcgctgttcgAGGAGTTCAAGCGGACGTACGGGCGCGCGTacgagacgctggcggaggagcagcagcggctggcgaaCTTCGAGCGCAACCtggagctgatgcgcgagCACCAGGCGCGGAACCCCCACGCGCAGTTCGGGATCACGAAGTTCTTCGACCTGTCGGAGGCGGAGTTCGCCGCGCGCTACctgaacggcgccgcgtacttcgcagcggcgaagcggcacgccgcccagcactaccgcaaggcgcgcgcggacctgtcggcggtgcctgaTGCGGTGGACTGGCGCGAGAAGGGCGCCGTGACGCCGGTGAAGGATCagggtgcgtgcgggtcgtGCTGGGCGTTCTCGGCGGTCGGCAACATCGAGGGGCAGTGGTACCTTGCCGGCCACGAGCTGGTGAGCCtgtcggagcagcagctggtgagcTGCGATGACATGAACgatggctgcagcggcgggctGATGCTGCAGGCGTTCGACTGGCTGCTGCAAAACACGAACGGGCACCTGTACACGGAGGACAGCTACCCCTACGTGTCCGGCAACGGCTATGTGCCCGAGTGCTCGAACAGCAGTGAGCTCGTTGTCGGTGCGCAGATCGACGGCCACGTGTTGATCGGAAGCAGCGAAAAGGCGATGGCTGCGTGGCTCGCGAAGAATGGCCCCATCGCGATTGCGCTGGacgccagctccttcatgTCCTACAAGAGCGGCGTGCTGACCGCGTGCATTGGTAAACAGCTGAACcacggtgtgctgctcgtcgggTACGACATGACTGGTGAGGTTCCGTACTGGGTGATCAAGAACtcgtggggtggggactgGGGCGAGCAGGgctacgtgcgcgtggtgatgggggtgaacGCGTGCCTGCTCAGTGAATACCCCGTgtccgcgcatgtgcgggaGAGTGCCGCCCCTggcacgagcacgagcagcgagGCTCGCGCTCACAACGCCGTGATGGTGGAGCAGGTGTATTGA